A stretch of the Streptosporangium sp. NBC_01755 genome encodes the following:
- the tsaD gene encoding tRNA (adenosine(37)-N6)-threonylcarbamoyltransferase complex transferase subunit TsaD, whose amino-acid sequence MRDEPVVLGIETSCDETGVGIVRGHTMLANAIASSVEQHARFGGVVPEVASRAHLEAMTPTVERALERAGLRLADIDAIAVTAGPGLSGALLVGVAAAKAYSLGLGVPLYGVNHLAAHVAVDQLEHGALPKPCIAMLVSGGHSSLLLVPDVARDVISLGSTVDDAAGEAFDKVARVLGLPFPGGPHIDRVARDGSGAAIAFPRGKYDDGTLDFSFSGLKTAVARWVEAREKAGESIHVPDVAASFQEAVVDVLTRKALRACAEYDVGDLLIGGGVAANSRLRAMARERCEAAGVRLRVPSPGLCTDNGAMVAALGSDLVAAGVEPSRLDIPADSSLPVTTVHV is encoded by the coding sequence ATGCGTGACGAACCGGTGGTCCTGGGCATCGAGACCTCCTGCGACGAGACGGGGGTGGGCATCGTCCGGGGGCACACCATGCTGGCCAACGCCATCGCCTCCAGCGTCGAGCAGCACGCCCGTTTCGGCGGGGTGGTGCCCGAGGTCGCCTCCAGGGCGCACCTGGAGGCGATGACCCCGACCGTCGAGCGGGCCCTGGAACGGGCGGGCCTGCGCCTCGCCGACATCGACGCGATCGCGGTCACCGCCGGGCCGGGCCTGTCCGGCGCGCTGCTCGTCGGCGTCGCCGCCGCCAAGGCGTACTCGCTGGGCCTGGGCGTGCCGCTGTACGGCGTCAACCACCTGGCCGCCCACGTCGCGGTGGACCAGCTGGAGCACGGAGCCCTGCCCAAGCCGTGCATCGCCATGCTGGTCTCCGGCGGGCACTCGTCCCTGCTGCTGGTGCCCGACGTCGCGAGGGACGTCATCTCGCTGGGATCCACCGTGGACGACGCCGCGGGTGAGGCGTTCGACAAGGTGGCCAGGGTGCTCGGCCTGCCGTTCCCCGGCGGGCCGCACATCGACAGGGTGGCCCGCGACGGCTCCGGCGCGGCCATCGCCTTCCCCCGCGGCAAGTACGACGACGGGACGCTCGACTTCTCCTTCTCCGGCCTGAAGACCGCCGTGGCCCGGTGGGTGGAGGCCAGGGAGAAGGCGGGTGAGTCGATCCACGTGCCCGACGTGGCGGCGTCGTTCCAGGAGGCCGTCGTCGACGTGCTGACCCGCAAGGCCCTGCGCGCGTGCGCCGAGTACGACGTCGGTGACCTGCTGATCGGCGGCGGCGTGGCGGCCAACTCCCGTCTGAGGGCGATGGCGCGGGAGCGCTGCGAGGCGGCCGGGGTCCGGCTGCGGGTCCCCAGCCCCGGGCTGTGCACGGACAACGGCGCCATGGTGGCGGCCCTGGGCTCCGACCTGGTGGCGGCAGGTGTCGAGCCGTCGCGGCTGGACATCCCCGCCGACTCCTCGCTGCCCGTCACCACGGTCCACGTGTGA
- a CDS encoding alkene reductase, which yields MPFAPFTLAGLQLPNRLVMAPMTRSRSYADGIPSSLTALYYAQRASAGLIITEGVQPSQAGKGYMDTPGLHTDEQVAGWREVTDAVHAAGGRIFAQIMHSGRIGHPDNTGALPIGPSTVRPAGQIFTPNGMQDYPTPRELTTAEAEATVQDFADAAARAVEAGFDGVELHGANGYLIHQFLSQNANLREDRFGGSVDNRIRFGVETARAVADRIGSSRVGIRFSPGSGAGDLVEEDMHEVYPALASELAGIDLAYLHLVAGSSDDLTQEIRRSWPNTLIVNDTSIGDPAARISHSLERGADLVSLGASFLANPDLPLRLRLGAELNQADFSSAFGGDHRGYTDYPVLALHSA from the coding sequence ATGCCGTTCGCACCGTTCACACTCGCCGGCCTCCAGCTGCCCAACCGCCTGGTGATGGCCCCCATGACCCGCTCGCGGTCCTACGCCGACGGGATCCCCTCTTCGCTGACCGCCCTCTACTACGCTCAGCGGGCCTCCGCCGGCCTGATCATCACCGAGGGGGTGCAGCCCAGCCAGGCGGGAAAGGGTTACATGGACACCCCGGGACTGCACACCGACGAGCAGGTGGCCGGATGGCGGGAGGTCACCGACGCCGTCCACGCGGCGGGCGGCAGGATCTTCGCCCAGATCATGCACTCCGGCCGGATCGGCCACCCCGACAACACCGGCGCGCTGCCCATCGGGCCGTCCACCGTACGACCGGCGGGACAGATCTTCACGCCCAACGGCATGCAGGACTACCCCACGCCGCGGGAGCTGACGACCGCCGAGGCGGAGGCGACCGTCCAGGACTTCGCGGACGCCGCCGCCCGCGCCGTGGAGGCGGGCTTCGACGGGGTCGAACTGCACGGCGCCAACGGCTATCTCATCCACCAGTTCCTGTCACAGAACGCCAACCTGCGCGAGGACCGCTTCGGCGGGTCGGTGGACAACAGGATCCGTTTCGGCGTGGAGACCGCGCGGGCGGTCGCCGACCGGATCGGCTCATCCCGGGTCGGTATCCGGTTCTCGCCGGGCAGCGGAGCGGGTGACCTGGTCGAGGAGGACATGCACGAGGTCTACCCGGCGCTGGCCTCCGAGCTCGCCGGGATCGACCTGGCCTACCTGCACCTGGTGGCGGGCTCCTCTGACGACCTCACCCAGGAGATCCGCAGATCCTGGCCGAACACCCTCATCGTCAACGACACGTCGATAGGCGACCCGGCCGCCAGGATCTCGCACTCGCTGGAGCGCGGCGCCGACCTGGTCTCGCTGGGCGCGTCGTTCCTGGCAAATCCCGACCTGCCGCTCCGCCTCCGCCTCGGCGCCGAGCTCAACCAGGCCGACTTCAGCTCGGCCTTCGGCGGCGACCACCGCGGTTACACGGACTACCCGGTGCTGGCCCTGCACTCCGCGTAG
- a CDS encoding MarR family winged helix-turn-helix transcriptional regulator, which yields MAEPLFDEECEATKGCGEYDGDLNCLMAYTGRGHRVLLASLLGEIDLYPGQERVLGALWDNGPQSQNALAKIVGIDVSTMTKTLQRLERSGFVSRRPDLANRRISIVEITPKGHALRPEVDRVLTEMHRRMTRGLTAEQTEELTSLLGVVRGNLCRETDAKGPAADHALGAARTC from the coding sequence ATGGCGGAGCCGCTGTTCGACGAGGAGTGCGAAGCGACCAAGGGGTGCGGCGAGTACGACGGTGACCTCAACTGCCTGATGGCCTACACCGGCCGCGGTCACCGGGTCCTGCTCGCCAGCCTTCTCGGGGAGATCGACCTCTACCCGGGCCAGGAGCGCGTGCTGGGCGCCCTGTGGGACAACGGCCCCCAATCGCAGAACGCGCTGGCGAAGATCGTCGGCATCGACGTGTCCACCATGACCAAGACCTTACAGCGTCTGGAGCGCAGCGGCTTCGTCAGCCGCAGGCCAGACCTGGCCAACCGGCGGATCAGCATCGTCGAGATCACGCCGAAGGGGCACGCGCTCCGCCCCGAGGTGGACCGGGTCCTCACCGAGATGCACCGTCGGATGACCCGGGGGCTGACGGCGGAACAGACGGAGGAGCTGACGTCCCTGCTCGGCGTGGTCAGGGGCAACCTGTGCCGCGAGACGGATGCGAAAGGCCCGGCCGCGGACCACGCCCTCGGCGCCGCGCGGACCTGCTGA
- a CDS encoding class I SAM-dependent methyltransferase translates to MNLDAFRELLTPRGQEALGAAAEAIGDDPVAAVTRLRKIYHADLTSAALTQAELRLRAREKFGADAGLMYFTRPGLEQATRREVADHRARRVPAGSRVADVCCGIGGDLLALARAGCVVEAVDADPLTAAIAAANADAMGFGDRVSVRAADASLLDPAAFDVLFADPARRTARGRTFDPMGYSPAWPAVLEMVARAGAACLKVAPGIPYEFVPAGAEAEWVSYRGDVKEAVIWCGTLAGETARRATMLPSGATMTPDPALGDPGTGPAGRYIYEPDGAAIRAHLVAEIAASVGGHLLDPQIAYITGDVAAPTPWASRYEVHETLPFSLKRLRAALRERGAGNVTIKKRGSAVDVDRLRKDLRLPGGESATVILTRIGDRPFAFICSPS, encoded by the coding sequence GTGAATCTCGACGCATTCCGCGAACTTCTGACCCCGCGCGGCCAGGAGGCGCTGGGCGCGGCGGCCGAGGCCATCGGCGACGACCCGGTGGCGGCGGTGACAAGGTTAAGAAAGATCTACCATGCGGACCTGACCTCGGCTGCGCTCACCCAGGCCGAACTCAGGCTGCGCGCGAGGGAGAAGTTCGGCGCCGACGCCGGCCTCATGTACTTCACCCGGCCCGGTCTGGAGCAGGCCACCCGCCGCGAGGTCGCCGACCACCGGGCGCGGCGCGTCCCGGCGGGTTCACGGGTCGCCGACGTCTGCTGCGGTATCGGCGGAGACCTCCTCGCCCTGGCCAGGGCCGGCTGTGTCGTCGAGGCGGTCGACGCCGATCCGCTCACCGCCGCGATCGCGGCGGCCAACGCGGACGCCATGGGCTTCGGCGACCGGGTCTCGGTCCGCGCCGCCGACGCCTCCCTGCTGGACCCGGCCGCCTTCGACGTCCTGTTCGCCGACCCCGCACGCCGCACGGCGCGGGGCAGGACCTTCGACCCGATGGGGTACTCGCCCGCCTGGCCCGCCGTACTGGAGATGGTGGCCAGGGCCGGGGCCGCCTGCCTGAAGGTCGCCCCCGGGATCCCGTACGAGTTCGTCCCCGCCGGCGCGGAGGCCGAGTGGGTCTCCTACCGGGGCGACGTCAAGGAGGCCGTGATCTGGTGCGGCACACTGGCGGGCGAGACGGCGCGCAGGGCCACGATGCTGCCGTCGGGCGCCACGATGACGCCCGACCCCGCCCTCGGCGACCCCGGCACCGGCCCCGCGGGCCGCTACATCTACGAACCTGACGGCGCGGCGATCCGCGCCCACCTGGTCGCGGAGATCGCCGCGTCGGTCGGCGGGCACCTGCTCGACCCGCAGATCGCCTACATCACCGGCGATGTCGCGGCGCCGACGCCGTGGGCGTCGCGGTACGAGGTCCACGAGACGCTGCCGTTCTCGCTCAAGCGGCTGCGGGCGGCGCTCCGCGAGCGCGGGGCCGGCAATGTGACGATCAAGAAACGTGGCTCCGCGGTGGATGTCGACCGCCTCAGGAAAGATCTCCGGCTGCCCGGGGGTGAATCCGCGACGGTCATTCTCACCCGAATAGGCGACAGGCCATTTGCTTTCATATGCAGCCCCAGCTGA